A portion of the Clupea harengus chromosome 18, Ch_v2.0.2, whole genome shotgun sequence genome contains these proteins:
- the LOC116224753 gene encoding secretory phospholipase A2 receptor-like gives SLSSCVPRKFHVVKEKKNWTEAQRYCQENFTDLATIYNMREMEMLNSTKNEEGANKAWIGLKQGSPKWQWSLADRDFYRENEAEFRKWEGQPQGTDKNCAVMKGNGSWHNRKCSDTKPFICYDEKLLVLVRENKTWKEALQYCRERHVDLVSVTSEQIQRWVRGRVKEASSAHVWLGLRHSCNLGFWFWVNGETVCYSNLAPETGQDCQSARVGAVESGRDGKGEWVVRPETEPLNFICTTENQ, from the exons agtctctcctcctgtgtgccaCGTAAGTTCCATGTggtgaaggagaaaaagaactgGACAGAAGCTCAGCGCTACTGCCAAGAAAATTTCACTGACCTCGCCACCATATACAACATGAGGGAGATGGAAATGTTAAATAGCACAAAGAATGAAGAAGGTGCTAACAAGGCTTGGATTGGGCTGAAGCAGGGAAGTCCTAAGTGGCAGTGGTCTCTGGCTGACAGGGATTTCtacagagagaatgaggcagAGTTCAGGAAGTGGGAAGGCCAGCCACAAGGAACTGATAAGAACTGCGCTGTGATGAAAGGAAATGGGAGTTGGCACAATAGGAAGTGTAGTGACACCAAGCCCTTCATCTGCTATGATG AAAAACTTCTGGTTCTGGTTCGTGAGAATAAGACCTGGAAAGAGGCGCTGCAGTACTGCAGAGAGCGCCATGTGGACCTGGTGTCTGTGACCTCCGAGCAGATCCAGCGCTGGGTGAGGGGGCGGGTTAAAGAAGCCTCCAGTGCGCACGTGTGGCTGGGCCTGCGCCACTCCTGCAACTTGGGCTTCTGGTTCTGGGTCAACGGAGAGACGGTCTGCTACAGCAACTTGGCCCCAGAGACAGGGCAGGACTGCCAGAGTGCCAGAGTGGGGGCAGTGGAGTCTGGAAGAGATgggaaaggagagtgggtcGTGCGTCCAGAGACCGAGCCACTCAACTTCATCTGCACCACTGAGA ATCAGTAG